The Primulina eburnea isolate SZY01 unplaced genomic scaffold, ASM2296580v1 ctg618_ERROPOS3741678, whole genome shotgun sequence genome contains a region encoding:
- the LOC140821525 gene encoding uncharacterized protein, translating to MELHRPAFGGYGSSIIRPTIQANSFELKPGIIQMIQMQVKFGGAPSEDPNAHLENFLSICDTIKCNGVSTDAIRLRLFPFSLQGEAMEWLRDLPAGSITTWDGLVEFFMHRYFPPTKITQLRNEITSFRQRDGESLNSAWARFKKMLRMCPRHGFSVGQQVETFYYGVDPSVRSMLDAAANGSLYRKTPTAALEIISNMAESNVGWQDNRREKKVGFLEMDALAAITAKLDGLTHQMAQLQAQKSIPIKSVNQIQGNAELVGGPSCDMPFMPDMSCEGIQCFGGDSVNYVGNQGPPQYNPYSFSYNPGWRNHPNFGWRQPETAVEPLVFNPPQHPTQQRPPQQPPQPPQGAGPSMPPGFKPQESKSNLEDMLAKYIAGNEMRWQNHDAMMQRVETQLGQLATQMATRAPGSLPSDTEKNPKGVHAVTVTSPIKQEVVDVDNYAKEKESSKQRSENAREKEALAQMPSYAKFLKEILSNKRKLLKIGEVKPTTISLQLADRSIKYPRGVVEDVLVKVDKFIFPVDFVVLDMEEDREIPLILGRPFLATGKALIDVQKGELVLRLNDESVVFNVFQSIKYPNDTSNCFRIDATDELVECGSQELIGEDPLGICLTNSCPGKLETEDVKEYMQYLEAGRPISKTKEKFFEEFLCDDKAEEKLEDVEELKSKELNSYMSVVGVTSLQCQYHAKLEGTYNQDPYVILYDIYYGRKPLFEGCFSVVKLQTMNLALTGRQPSVYF from the exons ATGGAACTTCATCGGCCAGCATTTGGAGGTTATGGGTCTAGTATCATCCGCCCTACGATTCAGGCAAATTCATTCGAGCTGAAGCCAGGCATCATCCAGATGATCCAAATGCAAGTAAAGTTCGGTGGAGCACCATCTGAAGACCCCAATGCACATCtggagaattttctctcaatctGTGATACGATCAAGTGCAATGGGGTGAGTACTGATGCCATACGACTCAGACTATTTCCATTCTCCTTGCAAGGAGAAGCTATGGAGTGGCTTCGCGACCTTCCAGCTGGTTCTATCACTACTTGGGATGGGCTAGTTGAGTTCTTCATGCACAGGTATTTTCCCCCTACTAAGATTACACAACTGCGAAATGAAATCACTTCATTTAGACAGAGAGATGGGGAATCACTGAATTCAGCATGGGCGAGGTTTAAAAAGATGTTGAGAATGTGCCCGAGACATGGTTTTTCAGTAGGCCAACAGGTGGAGACATTTTACTATGGGGTAGATCCTTCTGTGAGATCTATGCTTGATGCGGCAGCAAATGGGAGTCTATACAGGAAAACGCCAACCGCAGCgctcgaaatcatatctaataTGGCCGAGAGCAATGTGGGTTGGCAAGACAACCGCAGGGAGAAGAAAGTAGGATTCCTTGAGATGGATGCTTTGGCAGCAATTACAGCGAAACTTGATGGATTGACACATCAGATGGCACAGTTACAAGCGCAGAAGTCAATACCAATCAAGTCAGTGAATCAGATCCAAGGAAATGCTGAATTAGTTGGTGGTCCATCTTGTGACATGCCATTCATGCCGGATATGTCTTGTGAGGGAATACAGTGCTTTGGGGGGGACTCGGTGAATTATGTGGGAAACCAAGGTCCTCCACAATATAACCCATACAGTTTCTCGTATAATCCGGGCTGGAGAAATCATCCGAATTTTGGATGGAGGCAACCTGAAACTGCTGTTGAGCCACTAGTTTTTAATCCGCCACAACATCCTACACAGCAAAGACCCCCTCAACAGCCACCTCAACCACCGCAAGGTGCTGGACCTTCAATGCCACCCGGTTTCAAGCCACAAGAGAGCAAGTCGAATCTCGAGGATATGCTTGCCAAATACATAGCCGGGAACGAGATGAGATGGCAAAACCATGATGCCATGATGCAAAGAGTGGAGACTCAACTAGGACAGCTAGCGACACAGATGGCCACACGAGCTCCGGGTTCACTACCTAGTGACACGGAAAAGAATCCTAAAGGTGTCCATGCAGTCACGGTGACGTCTCCCATAAAGCAAGAGGTGGTTGATGTCGATAACTATGCGAAGGAGAAGGAGTCATCAAAGCAAAGGTCCGAGAACGCAAGGGAGAAAG AAGCTTTAGCTCAAATGCCTTCCTATGCAAAGTTTCTTAAAGAAATTTTATCAAACAAGAGGAAACTG TTGAAAATAGGTGAGGTGAAACCAACTACAATTTCCCTACAGTTAGCTGATAGGTCAATTAAATATCCTAGGGGAGTTGTGGAGGATGTGTTGGTGAAGGTTGATAAGTTTATTTTCCCAGTGGACTTTGTGGTGttagatatggaagaggatCGTGAGATTCCTCTTATTTTAGGAAGACCGTTTTTAGCCACGGGAAAAGCTCTGATAGATGTACAAAAGGGTGAGTTGGTGTTGAGATTGAATGATGAGAGTGTGGTGTTTAATGTTTTTCAGTCCATCAAATATCCTAATGATACATCTaactgttttagaattgatgctactgACGAACTTGTTGAGTGTGGTTCGCAGGAATTGATAGGTGAAGATCCTTTAGGAATTTGCTTGACTAATTCATGTCCAGGAAAGTTGGAAACTGAGGATGTTAAGGAATACATGCAGTACCTGGAAGCAGGCAGACCGATCTCAAAGACGAAAGAAAAATTCTTCGAGGAATTCCTATGCGATGATAAGGCAGAAGAGAAGTTGGAGGATGTAGAAGAACTCAAGTCGAAGGAGCTGAACTCATACATGAGTGTTGTTGGAGTGACGAGCTTACAATGTCAATATCATGCCAAGCTTGAGGGCACATATAACCAAGACCCATATGTAATATTGTATGATATTTACTATGGGCGGAAGCCGCTATTTGAGGGATGCTTCTCCGTAGTCAAGCTACAGACAATGAATTTAGCGCTtactgggaggcaacccagtgtTTATTTTTAG